In Zobellia roscoffensis, the following are encoded in one genomic region:
- the rpe gene encoding ribulose-phosphate 3-epimerase, producing the protein MSKTKIAPSLLAADFGNLQRDIEMVNNSDADWHHIDVMDGVFVPNISYGMPVVKTIAEHATKPLDVHLMIVDPDRYIKTFAELGATHLTVHYEACTHLHRTIQAIKAEGMKAGVALNPHTNVNLLKNIIKDLDIALIMSVNPGFGGQSFIENTYEKIHNLKELIKESDASTLIEVDGGVNSKNAKALIKAGADILVAGSFIFKTEDPTKTIQELKKSTDRWSIFEL; encoded by the coding sequence ATGAGCAAAACAAAAATTGCACCTTCTCTTCTAGCGGCCGACTTTGGCAACTTACAGCGCGATATAGAAATGGTAAACAACAGTGATGCTGATTGGCACCATATTGATGTCATGGACGGCGTTTTTGTTCCTAATATATCATACGGCATGCCAGTTGTGAAAACAATTGCTGAGCATGCCACTAAGCCATTAGACGTGCATTTAATGATTGTTGACCCAGACCGCTATATTAAAACTTTTGCTGAATTGGGCGCAACACACCTTACGGTTCATTATGAAGCTTGCACGCATTTACACCGAACCATACAAGCTATAAAGGCGGAAGGAATGAAAGCTGGGGTAGCATTGAACCCACATACCAATGTTAACTTGCTTAAAAATATAATTAAAGATTTGGACATTGCTCTCATTATGAGCGTTAACCCTGGTTTTGGCGGACAAAGTTTTATAGAGAATACGTACGAAAAAATACACAACCTAAAGGAATTGATTAAAGAATCCGATGCCTCTACTTTGATTGAGGTTGATGGTGGGGTGAATTCCAAAAATGCCAAAGCCCTTATAAAAGCAGGAGCGGATATTCTTGTGGCAGGCAGCTTTATTTTTAAGACCGAAGACCCAACGAAAACAATTCAAGAACTTAAAAAATCTACGGATAGATGGAGCATTTTCGAGTTGTAA
- a CDS encoding adenosine deaminase, producing MKDPEMLSFIQGLPKTELHLHIEGSFEPELMFKIAKRNNIEIKYANVDEIKQAYSFNNLQEFLDIYYAGASVLLTEQDFYDLTWAYLTKVHEQNVKHVEIFFDPQTHTDRNVPFEFVLNGIYNALEDGQKQLGISFRLIMSFLRHLDEASAFKTLEQALPHKDKIVAVGLDSSEVGNPPSKFQRVFEKALNEGFLTVAHAGEEGPSEYIWEALDLLKVTRIDHGNRCLDDADLVKRLVDQQTPLTLCPLSNLELKVIQDLKEYALPTMMEHNLLVTINSDDPAYFGGYMNENFWGITKALNLSKVQIAELAKNGFKASWLSEQEKQEFLEQIDLYLKNN from the coding sequence ATGAAAGATCCTGAAATGCTTTCCTTTATTCAAGGATTGCCAAAAACCGAACTCCATTTACATATTGAAGGCTCTTTTGAACCTGAACTTATGTTTAAGATTGCAAAACGCAATAACATTGAAATTAAATATGCCAATGTTGACGAAATTAAACAAGCCTATAGTTTCAATAATCTTCAAGAGTTTCTAGACATCTATTATGCCGGTGCTTCCGTCCTACTTACGGAGCAAGATTTTTATGATCTTACTTGGGCGTATTTGACAAAAGTTCATGAGCAAAACGTAAAACACGTAGAGATTTTCTTTGACCCTCAAACCCATACGGACCGTAACGTTCCTTTTGAATTCGTGTTAAACGGAATTTACAATGCACTAGAAGACGGTCAAAAACAATTGGGCATAAGTTTCAGGCTAATTATGAGTTTCTTGAGGCATCTAGATGAAGCTTCGGCCTTTAAAACCTTAGAACAGGCTTTACCCCATAAAGATAAAATTGTAGCCGTAGGATTGGATTCTTCGGAGGTGGGCAATCCACCCTCCAAATTTCAACGTGTCTTTGAAAAGGCCCTTAACGAAGGTTTTTTAACGGTAGCCCATGCCGGTGAAGAAGGCCCTTCGGAATATATCTGGGAAGCATTAGATTTACTAAAAGTCACACGAATTGACCATGGAAATCGGTGTCTTGATGATGCTGATTTGGTAAAAAGGTTGGTTGATCAACAAACACCACTTACCCTATGCCCTTTATCCAATCTTGAGCTTAAAGTTATTCAGGATTTAAAAGAATATGCACTGCCCACCATGATGGAACATAATTTACTGGTCACTATCAACTCTGATGACCCTGCTTATTTTGGTGGCTATATGAACGAGAATTTTTGGGGCATCACCAAGGCATTGAACCTTTCAAAAGTACAAATTGCAGAATTGGCAAAAAATGGGTTCAAAGCGAGTTGGTTATCAGAACAAGAAAAACAGGAGTTTCTAGAACAGATTGACCTATATCTAAAAAACAACTAA
- a CDS encoding tRNA (cytidine(34)-2'-O)-methyltransferase, whose amino-acid sequence MPFNIVLVEPEIPNNTGNIGRLALGSGSTLHLVKPFGFELNDKRLKRAGLDYWPHLDVHIYESLDDFLSQHGKQNLILFSSHGTKNHWSIPFEDGQFLVFGKESVGLPSSLVSSYKDSLYKIPLYSEHIRSLNLANAVGIAVYEGLKNIQ is encoded by the coding sequence ATGCCCTTCAACATTGTACTTGTAGAACCCGAAATACCCAACAACACCGGAAATATTGGCAGATTGGCACTTGGCTCAGGGTCTACCTTACATCTCGTTAAACCATTTGGATTTGAGTTAAATGACAAACGCTTAAAACGTGCAGGACTTGACTACTGGCCTCATTTAGATGTACACATTTACGAAAGTCTGGACGACTTTTTGTCGCAACACGGTAAGCAAAATCTAATATTGTTTTCTAGTCATGGCACTAAAAATCACTGGTCCATTCCATTTGAGGATGGTCAATTTCTTGTTTTTGGCAAAGAATCCGTAGGCTTACCTTCCTCCTTGGTATCTTCGTACAAAGACAGTTTGTATAAAATTCCTCTTTATAGTGAACACATTCGAAGTTTAAACCTTGCCAATGCCGTAGGTATCGCGGTCTATGAAGGGCTTAAGAACATCCAATAA
- a CDS encoding VF530 family protein, whose protein sequence is MEYDKKSSNTQPNNPLHGVKLVDILEQLTEKYSWEELAERININCFKSKPTIKSSLKFLRRTPWARTKVEQLYLKSFHK, encoded by the coding sequence ATGGAATACGACAAAAAATCATCCAACACCCAACCTAACAATCCATTACACGGTGTAAAATTAGTGGACATATTGGAACAGTTGACAGAAAAATACTCTTGGGAAGAATTGGCAGAACGTATAAACATCAATTGTTTTAAAAGCAAGCCTACTATTAAGTCGTCTTTAAAATTTTTAAGGCGTACACCATGGGCTCGAACCAAGGTAGAACAGTTATATTTGAAATCTTTTCATAAATAG
- a CDS encoding sigma-70 family RNA polymerase sigma factor: protein MRQLKITKQVTNRETASLDKYLQEIGKVDLITADEEVELAQRIKAGDQVALEKLTKANLRFVVSVAKQYQNQGLTLPDLINEGNLGLIKAAQRFDETRGFKFISYAVWWIRQSILQALAEQSRIVRLPLNKIGSINKINKTFAFLEQAHERMPSPEEIAKELDMTVADVKQSLKNSGRHVSMDAPLIDGEDSNLYDVLRSGESPNPDKELLHESLRTEIERALETLTPREADVIRLYFGLAGQHSMTLEEIGETFDLTRERVRQIKEKAIRRLKHTSRSKILKTYLG, encoded by the coding sequence ATGAGACAGCTTAAAATTACAAAACAGGTCACCAATAGGGAGACCGCATCTTTGGACAAGTACTTGCAAGAAATAGGCAAAGTAGACTTGATTACAGCAGATGAAGAAGTAGAATTGGCACAACGCATCAAGGCAGGCGATCAGGTCGCTCTTGAAAAACTAACAAAGGCCAATCTTCGATTCGTTGTATCGGTAGCTAAGCAGTACCAAAACCAGGGACTTACTTTACCCGATTTAATTAACGAGGGTAACCTTGGCCTTATTAAGGCCGCACAACGTTTTGACGAAACGAGGGGATTTAAATTTATTTCCTATGCAGTATGGTGGATTCGTCAATCTATATTACAAGCTTTGGCTGAGCAATCTCGTATTGTACGTTTGCCATTGAACAAAATTGGATCCATAAATAAGATTAACAAGACTTTTGCTTTTCTTGAGCAGGCGCACGAACGTATGCCTTCACCTGAAGAGATTGCAAAAGAATTGGATATGACGGTTGCAGATGTTAAGCAGTCGCTTAAAAACTCTGGTCGTCATGTATCAATGGATGCGCCTCTTATTGACGGTGAAGATTCTAACCTTTACGATGTACTTCGTAGTGGTGAATCTCCAAATCCTGACAAAGAATTGTTGCACGAATCTTTGCGTACTGAAATTGAGCGCGCTTTAGAAACTTTAACTCCAAGAGAAGCAGACGTTATCCGTTTGTACTTTGGTCTTGCCGGGCAACATTCTATGACATTGGAAGAAATTGGTGAAACTTTTGACCTAACGAGGGAAAGAGTTCGTCAGATTAAAGAAAAAGCTATTAGAAGATTAAAACATACTTCTAGAAGCAAAATCCTTAAGACCTATTTAGGTTAA
- a CDS encoding polyribonucleotide nucleotidyltransferase: protein MIPKVFKEVIDLGDGREISIETGKLAKQAHGSVVVQSGKCMLLCTVVSNYKQSDVDFLPLTVDYREKFAAAGRYPGGFFKREARPSDGEVLTMRLVDRVLRPLFPKDYHSETQVMIQLMSHDEDVMPDAMAGLAASAAIQLSDFPFECAISEARVARVDGKFVINPTRAQLAESDIDMMIGASADSVMMVEGEMDEISEEEMTEAIKFAHEAIKVQCAAQEALAKAFGKKEVREYEPEREDAELAKKIHDMAYDKVYAVAQAGSAKHERSAAFGEIKEEIKASFSEEEQADYGSLISKYYSKAEKAAVRDLTLNEGLRLDGRKTTEIRPIWCEVDYLPSTHGSSIFTRGETQALATVTLGTSRDANKIDMPSYEGEENFYLHYNFPPFSTGEARPIRGTSRREVGHGNLAQRALKGMIPADCPYTVRVVSEVLESNGSSSMATVCAGTMAMMDAGVQLKKPVSGIAMGLISDADSGKYAVLSDILGDEDHLGDMDFKVTGTADGITACQMDIKVKGLSYEILVNALQQARDGRLHILGKLTDTISAPAAEVKDHAPTMVTRRIPNEFIGALIGPGGKVIQEMQKETETTIVINEDPVTEEGIVEILGVGSKGIDAVMAKIDSLLFKPEVGSAYEVKVIKMLDFGAVVEYQDAPGNEVLLHVSELAWERTENVTDVVNMGDVFDVKYLGTDPRTRKEKVSRKALLPKPEGFVERPPRNDKDRGRGRDDRRGGRDNRDRKPRRD, encoded by the coding sequence ATGATTCCAAAAGTATTTAAAGAGGTCATAGACCTTGGTGACGGTAGGGAAATTTCTATCGAAACTGGAAAATTGGCAAAGCAGGCCCACGGTTCTGTTGTTGTTCAATCAGGAAAATGTATGCTATTGTGTACGGTTGTTTCCAACTACAAACAAAGTGATGTTGACTTTCTTCCATTAACGGTAGATTACCGCGAAAAATTTGCAGCCGCGGGGCGTTACCCAGGTGGTTTCTTCAAAAGAGAAGCAAGACCTAGTGATGGTGAAGTATTGACCATGCGTTTGGTAGACCGTGTACTTCGTCCACTTTTCCCAAAAGATTATCACTCTGAAACCCAAGTGATGATTCAATTAATGTCTCATGATGAGGATGTTATGCCAGATGCGATGGCCGGTTTGGCTGCATCTGCTGCAATTCAATTATCGGATTTTCCGTTTGAATGTGCTATATCAGAAGCTAGAGTTGCTCGCGTAGACGGTAAATTCGTTATCAACCCAACTAGAGCTCAATTGGCCGAATCCGACATTGATATGATGATCGGTGCTTCTGCTGATTCTGTAATGATGGTTGAAGGAGAGATGGATGAGATTTCTGAAGAAGAAATGACCGAAGCCATTAAATTCGCACATGAAGCTATCAAGGTACAATGTGCCGCTCAGGAAGCTTTAGCTAAGGCTTTCGGCAAAAAAGAAGTACGTGAGTACGAGCCAGAACGCGAAGATGCAGAACTAGCCAAGAAAATTCACGATATGGCATACGACAAAGTATATGCCGTAGCACAAGCAGGTTCGGCAAAACATGAGCGTAGCGCTGCATTTGGTGAAATAAAAGAAGAAATAAAAGCATCGTTCTCGGAAGAGGAGCAAGCCGATTACGGTAGCTTAATCTCTAAATACTACAGTAAAGCTGAAAAAGCAGCTGTTAGAGATTTGACATTGAACGAAGGTCTACGTTTGGATGGTCGTAAGACTACTGAAATCAGACCTATTTGGTGTGAGGTAGATTACTTACCATCTACGCATGGTTCGTCTATATTTACACGTGGAGAAACTCAGGCGTTGGCTACGGTAACTTTAGGAACATCTAGAGATGCCAACAAAATAGACATGCCATCTTATGAAGGTGAAGAGAATTTCTACTTGCATTATAACTTCCCTCCTTTCTCAACTGGTGAAGCAAGACCTATTCGTGGTACTTCCCGTAGAGAAGTAGGTCACGGTAACTTGGCCCAACGTGCATTAAAAGGAATGATTCCAGCAGATTGTCCTTATACGGTTCGTGTAGTTTCAGAAGTATTGGAATCTAACGGTTCTTCTTCTATGGCTACTGTTTGTGCCGGAACAATGGCAATGATGGACGCTGGAGTTCAATTAAAAAAACCAGTTTCCGGTATTGCAATGGGATTGATTTCTGATGCAGACTCTGGAAAGTATGCTGTTCTTTCTGATATCTTAGGTGATGAAGATCACTTAGGTGACATGGACTTTAAAGTAACCGGTACTGCAGATGGTATTACTGCTTGTCAGATGGATATTAAAGTAAAAGGTCTGTCTTACGAGATTCTCGTAAATGCATTGCAACAAGCTAGAGATGGTCGTTTACATATCTTAGGTAAATTGACGGATACTATTTCCGCTCCAGCTGCAGAAGTTAAGGATCATGCTCCTACTATGGTTACTAGACGTATTCCTAATGAATTTATTGGAGCGTTGATTGGACCAGGAGGAAAAGTGATTCAAGAGATGCAAAAAGAAACTGAGACTACTATCGTTATAAACGAAGATCCAGTTACCGAAGAAGGTATCGTAGAAATTTTAGGTGTAGGTAGCAAAGGTATTGATGCCGTTATGGCAAAAATAGACTCTCTTCTATTCAAACCTGAAGTAGGAAGTGCTTACGAAGTTAAAGTCATTAAAATGCTAGACTTTGGTGCTGTTGTAGAATACCAAGATGCCCCAGGCAACGAAGTATTGTTACACGTATCAGAATTAGCATGGGAAAGAACTGAAAATGTTACCGATGTTGTGAACATGGGTGACGTTTTTGATGTGAAGTACTTAGGTACCGACCCAAGAACCCGTAAAGAAAAGGTTTCTAGAAAAGCACTTTTACCTAAACCAGAAGGTTTTGTAGAAAGACCACCACGTAACGATAAAGATCGTGGTCGTGGTAGAGATGACAGACGAGGTGGTAGAGATAACCGTGATCGTAAACCTAGAAGAGACTAA